The window CAATGTCGAGGAAGTGAACCCACGCTGGAGCCGGGCCTTGCAGCAGATGCACCAGCAAAGCGGGCGTATGCAGACCCTGCTCAATGACCTGCTGCTGCTGGCCAAACTTGAAGCCACCGATTACCCCTCGGACAACCAGCCGGTGCCTGTCGACGACTTGCTGCAAATCATTGTTGAGGATGCCCAGGAACTCTCCGGGCCCAAGAAGCAGACCATCACCCTTGAAGCCGACCCGAACGTGCAGCTCAAGGGCAGCGAGGCCGAATTGCGCAGTGCCTTCTCCAATCTGGTGTTCAATGCCGTCAAGTACACGCCGGAACAAGGCCGGATTCACGTTCGCTGGTGGGGCGACGGCCAAGGCGCACACCTGAGCGTGCAGGATTCGGGCATCGGCATCGACAGCAAACACCTGCCGCGCCTGACCGAACGTTTCTACCGCGTCGATTCCAGCCGCAACTCCAATACCGGCGGCACCGGGCTGGGCCTGGCGATCGTCAAGCACGTGTTACTGCGGCATCGCGGGCGCATGGAAATCAGCAGCGTGCCCGGCCATGGCAGTACGTTTACCTGCCATTTTGCCCCGGCACAGACGGTTCGCGCGCGCCTCACCCGCGCCGCCGATTGAGACCGGCCAGCACTCGCCACTAGGCAACGGCCCAGTCAGCCGCTACATTGGCTGACTTGTGCCTGCCTTTTCAGGCACTCATTTCCAATCCTTTCGAATATACGGAACCCGCAAAACTCCATCATGGACCCTTCCCCTGGCTTGTCCCTGGCAACACTCTTCGCCGAATTCGGCATGATTCTTTTTGCTCTGATCCTGGTTCTGCTCAACGGCTTTTTCGTTGCGGCCGAATTTGCCATGGTCAAACTGCGCTCGACCCGGGTCGAGGCCATCGCTGAGAAAAACGGCTGGCGCGGGCATATCCTGCGTACCGTTCACAGCCAGCTCGATGCTTACCTGTCGGCCTGTCAACTGGGTATCACCCTGGCCTCCCTGGGCCTGGGCTGGGTCGGTGAGCCGGCGTTCGCCCACGTTCTGGAGCCGCTGCTGGGCGCGGTCGGCGTTGAGTCACCGGAAGTGATCAAGGGCGTGTCGTTCTTCACCGCGTTCTTCATCATTTCGTACCTGCACATCGTGGTCGGTGAGCTGGCGCCCAAATCCTGGGCGATCCGCAAGCCCGAGCTGCTGTCGCTGTGGACCGCCGTGCCGCTGTACCTGTTCTACTGGGCCATGTACCCGGCGATCTACCTGCTCAATGCCAGCGCCAACGCCATCCTGCGTATCGCCGGCCAAGGCGAACCCGGCCCGCATCACGAGCACCATTACAGCCGTGAAGAACTGAAACTGATCCTGCACTCCAGCCGTGGCCAGGACCCAAGCGACCAGGGCATGCGTGTGCTGGCCTCGGCTGTGGAAATGGGCGAGCTGGAAGTGGTGGACTGGGCCAACTCCCGGGAAGACCTGGTGACGCTGGAGTTCAATGCGCCGCTCAAGGAGATCCTGGCGATGTTCCGTCGCCACAAGTTCAGCCGCTATCCGGTGTACGACAGCGATCGCCAGGAGTTCGTCGGCCTGCTGCACATCAAGGACCTGCTGCTGGAACTGGCGGCCCTGGATCACATTCCCGAGTCGTTCAACCTGGCCGAACTCACCCGCCCACTGGAGCGCGTGTCGCGGCACATGCCGCTCTCGCAGCTGCTGGAGCAGTTCCGCAAGGGCGGCTCGCACTTCGCCCTGGTTGAAGAAGCCGACGGCAACATCATCGGTTACCTGACCATGGAAGACGTGCTGGAAGTGCTGGTGGGCGACATCCAGGACGAACACCGCAAGGCCGAGCGCGGCATCCTGGCCTATCAGCCGGGCAAGCTGCTCGTGCGCGGCGACACGCCATTGTTCAAGGTCGAGCGCCTGCTGGGTATCGACCTGGACCACATCGAGGCCGAGACCCTCGCCGGGCTGGTCTATGAAACCCTCAAGCGCGTGCCGGAAGAGGAAGAAGTGCTGGAAGTCGAAGGCCTGCGGATCATCATCAAGAAGATGAAAGGACCGAAGATTATTCTGGCGAAGGTGTTGATGCTCGATTGAGCGTCAACCTGATATTGAACACCCCTGTGGCGAGGGGATTTATCCCCGCTGGGCTGCGAAGCAGCCCCAAAAGCTGACATTCCAGGGTGACGGGTCAATTGAGTTAGCAGTGCTGAGGCTCGCTTCGCGCCCCAGCGGGGATAAATCCCCTCGCCACAAGAGCCCCCTGCCTATTCAGGACTTACTGCTTGCCCAACGCAAAGTTGGGCAAGTCGCCCACCGGTTGATTGAACTGGTAGGGAATCGACACCAGCCCCAACCCGGTATTGCGCTGCACCACGAAATGCAGGTGCGGACCTGAACTGTTGCCGGTATTGCCCGACAGCGCCAGCGGCGTTCCCACCATCACCCGTTGCCCTTCCCGCACGCTCACCGAGCCTTTTTGCAGGTGCAGGTACACGCCCATGGTCCCGTCATCGTGCAGCACCCGCACGAAGTTGCCCGACGGGTCGGTGCCACGGCCGGTCTGGTGATTTTCCGTCTTGACCACCACGCCGCCGCGCGCCGCGATGATCGGCGTGCCCTCGGGCATGGCGATGTCCATGGCATAACGGTTTTTGGGGCCATAGTGGCTGTATTGACCGTTGGCCCCCTGGCTCAGCCGAAACGGACCACCACGCCACGGCAGCGGGTAGCGATAAGCCTGCGCCGTGCCTGCAGGGTCGCCCAGGGAGTATTCGAACCGCGGGGTATACACCAAAGGCTTTCCGGGGCGCGTGGCCGTGAGCAGCGCCAGACGCAGGTTACTGCGCGCCGGCAGCACCCGCCGGATCGGCCGGCTCGGTGCCCCGCTGACGTTGCGTAGCCCGGCAAAACTCAATTCGATCTCCACCGGCGCGTACAAGTCGTTGCGCACGAACACCGCGTCCGCGCCCTTCTGTTTCTTGATATCGAGAAACACCTGGCGCTCGAGACGTTCGACCATGCGATCACGGAACACGAACACCTGCGCGCCCTTGCTGGGGCGATCGCTGTAGGACACCACGCCATTGGCATCGGTGGATTTGTAGATCGTCATGGCCACGGCCGAGGTGGAGGCCAGGACAAGACCACAGGCAAACAGCAGGGACAAAAACATGGGCAAAAATTCTGTCGAAATGAAGGCCTGTACAGCAGCCTAGCAGCTGGATGGACCAGCGTAGTCGACGGATGTTTCAAAATGGGTAGGCCGATAGGGCTCTAGTGCCGCGGGTGACCCCATCGCGAGCAGGCTCGCTCCCACACTGGATCTGCTGTGGACACAAATTTTGTGAACAACAGAGATCACTGTGGGAGCGAGCCTGCTCGCGATGACTGACAGAAGGACGCCGCCGAATCAGGCGCCAGGTACGAAGTGCTTCTGCGCTGTACCGCGGGCAATCAGGCGGGAGATGTAGTCGAGCTTCTGTGGGTCTTTATCGACAAAACGGAAGGTCAGTTGCAGCCATTCGCTGTCGGGGGTCTGCTCGTGAGCAACGATGGCGTGCAAGTAACCGTTGAGGCGAGCGGTTTCGGCGTTGTCGCCCTGCTCCATGTCCAGCACGGCGCTTTCCAGCACCTGTGGCAGGGTGTCGGTGCGTTTGACCAGCAGCAGCGCTTCCTTGAGGCTCAGGGCCTTGATCACGCATTGCTGGGTGCCGCTGGAGAGGCGCAACTGGCCCTGACCACGGTTGGCGCCAGCCGGGGCGGTGGAGGCTGAAGGCGCCTTGACCGGCGGGCTGTTGAGCATGCCGCGGGCTGGAGCAGCAACAGCGGCGGGCGCGGCAGCTGCAACGACAGCAGGCTTGGCAAATGGATTGACCGCCGGAGCCGCCGCCGCAACCGGAGCCGCCTTGCCGCCGGTAAGCGCGCTGAGCGAATCATTGCCGAACGCCGAGTTCATCTTGGTCGGAGCGCTGTTCATCAGGGTATCGAGCTTGCCAACCTTGTGCAGGGCCTGCTTGACCTTGGTCAGCAGTTGCTCGTTGGTGAACGGCTTGCTGACGTAGCCGGAAACGCCGGCCTGGATCGCCTGGACCACGTTTTCCTTGTCGCCGCGGCTGGTGACCATCACAAACGGCATGCCCTTGAGATTGTCCTGCTGGCGGCACCAGGTCAGCAGCTCCAGGCCCGACATTTCCGGCATTTCCCAATCGCACAGCACCAGGTCGAACGCCTCACGGGCCAGCAGGGATTGGGCTTTCTTACCGTTCACCGCATCTTCGATGCGGATGCCCGGGAAGTAGTTGCGCAGGCACTTCTTCACCAGGTCACGAATGAACGAAGCGTCGTCCACGACCAACACACTGACCTTACTCATCCAGATACACCTCTAAAAAATCCCGGCAAGCATACCGCTTTTACTGATGGCATATTGCCAAAAAACCTTCAGTCACGCCGGGACTCTTCGTTCGCGGGGTGCTGCTTTCGATTAAAAAAGCCGCAAAAAAAAGCCCGACCAGAAGGCCGGGCGCTTTTCTTGGGCAATCTTACTTATCGTCAGTTTCGCCCGGAACATTAGCGGTTTCGGACGAGGTGCCCTCCACTTCGGCCTTCATGCGCTTGAGCCCCAAGTGCCGCACGTCGGTGCCGCGCACCAGGTAGATCACAAGTTCCGAGATGTTGCGCGCATGATCGCCGATACGCTCCAAAGAACGCAGCACCCAGATGATGCTCAGCACCCGGGAGATGGAGCGCGGGTCTTCCATCATGTAGGTCGCCAGCTCACGCAGCGCGGTCTTGTATTCGCGGTCGATGATCTTGTCATACTGGGCCACCGACAGTGCCAGGTCGGCGTCGAAACGGGCGAAGGCATCCAGTGCGTCGCGCACCATGTTGCGCACCTGGTCGCCAATGTGACGAACTTCGACGTAACCGCGCGGCGCCTCGCCTTCTTCGCACAGCTGAATGGCGCGACGGGCGATCTTGGTGCTTTCGTCGCCGATTCGTTCCAGATCGATCACCGACTTGGAGATGCTGATGATCAGGCGAAGGTCGGAAGCGGCCGGTTGACGACGGGCCAGGATGCGCAGGCACTCTTCGTCGATGTTGCGCTCCATCTGGTTGATCTGGTCGTCGATCTCGCGCACTTGCTGGGCCAGGCCGGAGTCGGCCTCGATCAGCGCGGTCACCGCGTCGTTGACCTGCTTTTCCACCAGCCCGCCCATGGCCAGCAGGTGACTGCGCACCTCCTCGAGCTCGGCATTGAACTGTGCGGAAATGTGGTGAGTAAGGCCTTCCTTCGAAATCATCTTGTGCGCTCCGCGAAAGTTGCAAGCTTCAAGCTGCAAGCTTCAAGCAGTTGAATGTTGATCCTGATACCGCACCGCTTCTGTATCGCCGCGTCAAACGTGCGGCTTGCAGCGGCCTCGACTAGCCATAACGACCGGTGATGTAGTCCTCGGTCTGCTTCTTGGCCGGGTTGGTAAACAGGGTGTCGGTGTCGCCGAATTCCACCAGTTTGCCCATGTACATGAAGGCGGTGTAGTCGGAAACCCGCGCCGCCTGTTGCATGTTGTGGGTCACGATGACGATGGTGAATTTGGATTTGAGCTCGTAGATCAGCTCTTCGACTTTCAGGGTCGAGATCGGGTCCAGGGCCGAGCAAGGTTCGTCGAGCAACAAGACTTCCGGCTCAACGGCGATGGTACGGGCAATCACCAGACGTTGCTGTTGACCACCGGACAGGCCCAGTGCCGATTCGTGCAGACGATCCTTGACCTCGTCCCACAGCGCCGCGCCCTTGAGCGCCCATTCCACGGCTTCGTCAAGAATGCGCTTTTTGTTGATACCCTGGATGCGCAGGCCGTAGACCACGTTCTCGTAGATGGTTTTGGGGAACGGGTTAGGCTTCTGGAACACCATGCCCACCCGACGACGCAGCTCGGCCACATCTTCGCCCTTGCGGTAGATGTCGTTGCCGTAGAGGTTGATTTCGCCCTCGACGCGGCAGCCGTCCACCAGATCGTTCATACGGTTGAAGGTGCGCAGCAAGGTTGACTTGCCGCAGCCCGACGGACCGATGAACGCGGTGACGCGCTGCTTCGGGATGTTCAGGCTGACGTCGTACAGCGCCTGCTTCTGGCCGTAAAACAGGTTCAGGCCGGGCACTTCGATGGCGACGGTTTCCTGAGCCAGGTCCAGGCTCTGCTTGTCGCGGCCCAGGGCCGACATGTTGATGCCGCGTGCTTGTGTCTCGTGTTGCATGGGAGGCTCCCTGTGCTAACAAATTCGGTTCGGTTGTCTGGGAGCGAGCCTGCTCGCGATTCAGGCAACTCGGTTTGGCTTTAAAACCGAGGTGATGCCATCGCGAGCAGGCTCGCTCCCACAAAAGATCAGTGTGAAATCAGCTATCGAGTGCTTTGTACTTCTCGCGCAGGTGGTTACGGATCCACACCGCCGACAGGTTGAGCGTGGCAATCACCAGCACCAGCAACAGCGCCGTGGCGTATACCAGCGGTCGCGCCGCTTCGACGTTCGGGCTCTGGAAGCCTACGTCATAGATGTGAAAGCCCAGGTGCATGATCTTCTGGTCCAGGTGCAGGTACGGGTAGTTGCCGTCCAGCGGCAGCGACGGGGCCAGTTTCACCACGCCTACCAGCATCAATGGCGCCACTTCACCCGCGGCGCGAGCCACCGCGAGGATCATGCCGGTCATCATCGCCGGGCTCGCCATGGGCAGCACGATTTTCCACAGTGTCTCAGCCTTGGTCGCGCCCAGGGCCAGGGAGCCTTCGCGCACAGTACGCGGGATACGCGCCAGGCCTTCTTCAGTGGCGACGATCACCACCGGCACCGCCAGCAGCGCCAGGGTCAGGGACGCCCAGAGCAGGCCCGGGGTACCGAATGTCGGTGCCGGCAGGGCTTCGGGGAAGAACAACCGGTCAACCGAACCACCTAACACATAAACGAAGAAGCCCAGGCCGAACACACCGTAGACGATGGCCGGTACGCCCGCCAGGTTGTTCACCGCGATGCGGATCAGGCGGGTCATCGGTCCCTGGCGAGCGTATTCGCGCAGGTACACCGCTGCCAGCACACCGAATGGCGTCACCACCATCGCCATGATCAGGGTCATCATGACGGTGCCGAAAATCGCCGGGAAGATCCCGCCTTCGGTGTTGGCTTCACGAGGATCGTCGCTGAGGAATTCCCAGACCTTGCTGAAATAGAAACCGATCTTGGTGAAAGTCCCCATGCCGTTCGGCTGGTAGGCATGCACCACTTTGCCGATCTCGATTTCCAGTTCTTTGCCATTGGCATCGCGGGCGGTCAGGCTGTCGCGGTTGAACTGCGAATGCAGGTCGCCCAGACGCGCTTCGATGTCTTTGTAGCGGGCATCGAGCTCGGCGCGGTCAGCGTCCAGGTCCGCTTGTGCAGCAGCGTCCAGCTTGCCTTCCAGCTCCAGCTTGCGGCCTTTGAGACGAATGCGCTCAAGCCCTGCGTTGATTGCGCCGATGTCGGATTTTTCCAGGGTCTTGAGCTCAGCCGCGAGTTTGTTGACCCGGGCCACGCGAGCTTGCAGTTCCGGCCAGGCCGCTTCGCCTTCGGCGATGACCTTGCCGTTCTCTTTGACGTTGACCAGGTAGCCGTAGAAATTACCCCACTCACGACGCTCGATGGCCATCAGCTCCGGCGGCGTGGTCTGGTTGGTCAGCCAGTCACCGACGATCCAGGTGAAATCCGTGCCGTTGAGGTCCCGGTTGCCGACCTTGATCAACTCGCGGGTCATGAACTCGGGGCCTTCGTCCGGCACCGGCAGGCCAGCGCTTTTCAGACGCTCGCGGGGCACTGATTCCTTCTGCACCACTTCGCCTACAACCAGATGCGCGGGCATGCCCGGCACGTTGTAGCTGGCGTGGATCAGGTCCGCCGGCCAGAAATGGCCCAGACCGCGCACGGCAATCACTGCCAGCAGGCCAATGGTCATGATGACCGCGATGGACACCGCACCACCGCTGATCCAGACGCCGGGGGCGCCGCTCTTGAACCATCCTTTCAGGGAGTTCTGTTTCACAGACTTCTACCTTTCTTAAAGCGACGAATATTTCTTGCGCAGACGCTGACGGATCAGCTCGGCGAGGGTGTTCATGATGAAGGTGAACAGCAGCAGCACCAGTGCCGACAGGAACAGCACGCGGTAATGGCTGCCGCCGACTTCCGACTCAGGCATTTCCACCGCCACGTTGGCCGCCAGGGTGCGCAGACCTTCGAACAGGTTCATTTCCATGACCGGCGTGTTACCGGTGGCCATCAGCACGATCATGGTTTCACCGACCGCACGGCCCATGCCGATCATCAGCGCCGAGAAGATGCCGGGGCTGGCGGTGAGAATCACCACGCGGGTCATGGTCTGCCACGGCGTGGCACCGAGGGCCAGCGAGCCCAGGGTCAGGCCACGCGGCACACTGAACACGGCGTCTTCAGCGATGGAGTAGATGTTCGGGATGACCGCAAAACCCATCGCCAGGCCGACTACCAGGGCGTTGCGCTGATCGTAGGTGATGCCCAGGTCATGGGAGATCCACATGCGCATGTCGCCACCGAAGAACCAGGCTTCCATGTACGGGCTCATGTACAGCGAGAGCCAGCCCACGAACAGGATCACCGGGATCAGCATCGCGCTTTCCCAGCCCTCTGGCACCTTCAGGCGCACGGACTCAGGCAAGCGGCTGAAGACGAAACCGGCCACCAGGATGCCAACGGGCAACAACATCAGCAGGCTGAAGATACCTGGCAGGTGCCCTTCGACGTAGGGCGCCAGGAACAGGCCGGCGAAGAAACCGAGGATCACCGTCGGCATCGCTTCCATCAGTTCGATCACCGGCTTGACCTTGCGGCGCATGCCCGGGGCCATGAAGTACGCGGTGTAGATCGCGGCAGCAATCGCCAGCGGCGCAGCCAGCAGCATCGCGTAGAACGCCGCTTTCAGGGTGCCGAAGGTCAGCGGCGAAAGGCTCATCTTGGGTTCGAAATCGGTGTTGGCCGCAGTCGATTGCCAGACGTATTTAGGCTCGTCGTAGTTTTCGTACCAGACCTTGCCCCACAACGCGCTCCACGAGACTTCCGGGTGCGGGTTATCCAGCAGCAACGGTTGCAACTTGCCGCCTTGCTCCACGATCAGACGGTTGGCCCGGGGCGACATGCCGAACAGGCCCTGGCCGTCGACCACCTGGTCCACCAGCAAGGTGCGGTGAGCGGTACTGTGGAACACGCCGAGTTTGCCGGAAGCGTCCAAGGCCACGAAACCTTTACGCCGTTCCTCGGCGGTGATCTCAACGATCGGCGCAGTGCCCATCTGGAACGTACGAATCTGTTTCAGGCGTTGCTCACCGTCCGCATCGCGGGCCATGAACCACTGAGCCAGGCCACCTGTGGAGTCACCAATGATCAGGGAAATCCCGCCTACCAATTGGGTGCTGGCGGTGACCTGGGCGTCGCCGTTCTCAAGCAGCTTGTAGCGACCGTTGAGGCTCTTTTCCCGCAGGCTGAACACATCGGCCTGGGCACGCCCGTTGACCACATACAGCCATTGCTGACGCGGGTCGACGAAGATGTTTTTGACCGGCTCGGTCATCTGCGGCAGATCGATACGCGTCTGCTCGCTGGTGACTTCACCGGTCATCATGTTTTCTTCGCTGGTGATCGACAGCACCTGCAGTTGCGCGCCCGTGGAACCGGCGAGCAACAGGGTCGAATCAGTGGCGTTGAGCGATACGTGCTCCAGCGGCGCGCCCTGCTCGTTGAGCACAATCGGCGTTTCGCCGTACGGGTACTCGATGGCCGGCGAAATGGTTTTCTTGCCGTCCGGATAGCTGACTTTATAGGTATGACGCACCACCAGTGCCTGGCCGTTGGACAGACCGATCACCACCAGCGGGCTGCCGGGTTGGTCTTCGCCGATGGAGGTCACGCTGGCACCCGCCGGCACCGGCAGGTCGACACGACGCAGCTCTGCTCCGGTATCGATGTCGAAGAACAGCGCCTGACCCTTGTCGGAGATCCGCATCGCCACCTGGTTCTGCTCTTCGATGGCGATCATCAGCGGTTTGCCGGCGTCCTGCATCCAGGCAGGAGTAATCGAGTCCTTGGAGGTCAGGTCCGCGCCCTGGAACAGCGGGAGGACCACATACGCCAGGAAGAAGAAAATCAGGGTAATGGCCGCCAGCACGGCGAGCCCGCCGACCAGAACGTACCAGCGGGTCAGGCGATCCTTGAGCGCGCGGATACGGCGCTTGCGTTGCAGTTCAGGCGTATTGAAGTCAATGCGCTTGGGAGGGGAAGTCGTAGTCATTGTGGAATTGGCCAGATCATTCATGCGCACACCCTAGCGATCCTGTATGACAGAAAGATGACAATGCAGTGACGCAACAAATCCGCCGCCCGTGAATACCGGCAGCGGACAGAAATTGGGGTGTGGGGGGGCTTGCTCGGGATGGGGTCATCACATTCAAACCTCAATGTTGACTGACCTACCGCTATCGCGAGCTAGCTCGCCCCCACAAAAGCCCGGGTGTGGCCCGGGCTCAGGTGTTACTTCTTGGCGACGTTGCCGCCTTCGGACAGACCCAGGTCAGCCAGGGCCTTGGCGGCAACCTTGGCTGGCAGCGGGATGTAGCCGTCCTTGACCACAACTTCCTGACCTTGCTTGGACAGAACCAGCTTCAGGAACTCAGCTTCCAGCGGGGCCAGAGGCTTGTTCGGAGCCTTGTTGATGTAAACGTAGAGGAAACGCGACAGTGGGTACTTGCCGTTCAGGGTGTTTTCTTCGGTGTCTTCGATGAACTCGCCGCCTTCTTTCTTGGCAAGAGCAACGGTTTTCACGCTGGCGGTCTTGTAGCCGATGCCCGAGTAGCCAACGCCGTTGAGCGAGCTGCTGATGGACTGTACAACCGACGCCGAACCAGGCTGTTCATTGACGTTGGACTTGTAGTCGCCTTTGCACAGGGCTTCTTCTTTGAAGTAGCCGTAGGTGCCGGATACCGAGTTACGACCGAACAGCTGGATTGGCTTGTTGGCCAGGTCACCGGTCACGCCCAGGTCACCCCAGGTCTTGACGTCAGCCTTGGCGCCGCACAGGCGGGTCGACGAGAAAATTGCATCGACCTGAGCCATGGTCAGGCCTTTGATCGGGTTGTCCTTGTGTACGAACACCGCCAGGGCGTCCACGGCCACTGGAACAGCAGTAGGCTTGTAACCGTATTTGGTTTCGAAGGCCTGCAGCTCGTTGTCCTTCATCTTGCGGCTCATCGGGCCCAGGTTGGAGGTGCCTTCAGTCAGAGCAGGTGGCGCAGTGGAAGAACCGGCGGCCTGAATCTGGATATTTACGTTCGGGTATTCTTTCTTGTAGTTCTCGGCCCACAGGGTCATCAGGTTGGCCAGAGTATCGGAGCCGACGCTGGACAGGTTGCCCGACACACCGGTGGTCTTGGTGTAGCTCGGGATGGCTGGGTCGACAGCGGCAACCGCGTGGGCGGTCGCAACGCCAGCGGCGACAAAGGTCATTGCCGTCATCAAACGCTTCAGTTTCATGCCTTACTCCTAGCAGATAGGTGTGTTAAGTCGGCCAAGTATCGGTAAGCCGTGTGAACACTCTATGGCTGAAATATGACAATTGGATGAAAGGCCATTATTGAGATTTAAAAGACGATCGCGCAGGCCCAATCGCGAGCAGGCTCGCTCCCACAGGGGATGTGCGGTGAACGCAGATCCGGTGTGGGAGCGAGCCTGCTCGCGATGAAGTCAATACAGTCAATAACTGCTTAACGACCTTCCTTCCAGAGATACGCCCCCACCGCAATCCCGATACCGCAGATAACCGCCACGTAATAGGCCGGCCCCATCGGGCTTTCCTTGAGCAGCAAAGTGACGATCATCGGAGTCAGGCCGCCGAAGATTGCATAGGCCAGGTTGTAGGAGAACGACAGGCCGCTGAAGCGCACCACGGCCGGAAACGCCTTGACCATGACATAGGGCACCGCGCCGATGGTGCCCACCAGCAGCCCGCTCAGGGCATAGAGCGGAAAGAGCCAGTCGGGGTGGTTGAACAGGCTGTGGTAGAAGGTCCAGGAGGTGATCAACAGCAACGCGCTGCCGAACACGAACACTCGCCCGGCACCGAAGCGGTCGGCCAGCACGCCCGAGCCGATGCAGCCAAAGCTCAGGAATACGATCGCCAGGCTGTTGGCCTGCAACGCGGTGGTCGGGCTGAAGTGATACACCGTTTGCAGCACGGTCGGGGTCATCAGGATGATCACGATGATGCCGGCCGACAGCAGCCAGGTCAGCAACATCGAAAGGGCAATGGCGCCACGATGATCACGCAGCACCGCTCGCAACGGTACTTCCGCAGCCAGGGCCTTGCGCAGTTGCAGCTCGGCGAATATCGGGGTTTCGTGCAGCCAACGGCGCAGGTACACCGAGAACAGGCCGAACACACCCCCCATCAGGAACGGAATCCGCCAGGCGTAATCCGCGACCTCCACCGGCGTATAGATGCTGTTGATGGCCGTGGCCACCAACGAACCCAGCAAAATCCCCACGGTCAGGCCACACGTCAGCGTGCCGCAGGCGTAGCCGATGTGGCGCGCCGGAACGTGCTCGGAAACGAACACCCAGGCTCCCGGCACCTCACCACCAATGGCCGCGCCCTGG is drawn from Pseudomonas rhizophila and contains these coding sequences:
- the phoU gene encoding phosphate signaling complex protein PhoU, encoding MISKEGLTHHISAQFNAELEEVRSHLLAMGGLVEKQVNDAVTALIEADSGLAQQVREIDDQINQMERNIDEECLRILARRQPAASDLRLIISISKSVIDLERIGDESTKIARRAIQLCEEGEAPRGYVEVRHIGDQVRNMVRDALDAFARFDADLALSVAQYDKIIDREYKTALRELATYMMEDPRSISRVLSIIWVLRSLERIGDHARNISELVIYLVRGTDVRHLGLKRMKAEVEGTSSETANVPGETDDK
- the pstB gene encoding phosphate ABC transporter ATP-binding protein PstB, giving the protein MQHETQARGINMSALGRDKQSLDLAQETVAIEVPGLNLFYGQKQALYDVSLNIPKQRVTAFIGPSGCGKSTLLRTFNRMNDLVDGCRVEGEINLYGNDIYRKGEDVAELRRRVGMVFQKPNPFPKTIYENVVYGLRIQGINKKRILDEAVEWALKGAALWDEVKDRLHESALGLSGGQQQRLVIARTIAVEPEVLLLDEPCSALDPISTLKVEELIYELKSKFTIVIVTHNMQQAARVSDYTAFMYMGKLVEFGDTDTLFTNPAKKQTEDYITGRYG
- the pstA gene encoding phosphate ABC transporter permease PstA, which codes for MKQNSLKGWFKSGAPGVWISGGAVSIAVIMTIGLLAVIAVRGLGHFWPADLIHASYNVPGMPAHLVVGEVVQKESVPRERLKSAGLPVPDEGPEFMTRELIKVGNRDLNGTDFTWIVGDWLTNQTTPPELMAIERREWGNFYGYLVNVKENGKVIAEGEAAWPELQARVARVNKLAAELKTLEKSDIGAINAGLERIRLKGRKLELEGKLDAAAQADLDADRAELDARYKDIEARLGDLHSQFNRDSLTARDANGKELEIEIGKVVHAYQPNGMGTFTKIGFYFSKVWEFLSDDPREANTEGGIFPAIFGTVMMTLIMAMVVTPFGVLAAVYLREYARQGPMTRLIRIAVNNLAGVPAIVYGVFGLGFFVYVLGGSVDRLFFPEALPAPTFGTPGLLWASLTLALLAVPVVIVATEEGLARIPRTVREGSLALGATKAETLWKIVLPMASPAMMTGMILAVARAAGEVAPLMLVGVVKLAPSLPLDGNYPYLHLDQKIMHLGFHIYDVGFQSPNVEAARPLVYATALLLVLVIATLNLSAVWIRNHLREKYKALDS
- a CDS encoding ABC transporter permease subunit, encoding MQDAGKPLMIAIEEQNQVAMRISDKGQALFFDIDTGAELRRVDLPVPAGASVTSIGEDQPGSPLVVIGLSNGQALVVRHTYKVSYPDGKKTISPAIEYPYGETPIVLNEQGAPLEHVSLNATDSTLLLAGSTGAQLQVLSITSEENMMTGEVTSEQTRIDLPQMTEPVKNIFVDPRQQWLYVVNGRAQADVFSLREKSLNGRYKLLENGDAQVTASTQLVGGISLIIGDSTGGLAQWFMARDADGEQRLKQIRTFQMGTAPIVEITAEERRKGFVALDASGKLGVFHSTAHRTLLVDQVVDGQGLFGMSPRANRLIVEQGGKLQPLLLDNPHPEVSWSALWGKVWYENYDEPKYVWQSTAANTDFEPKMSLSPLTFGTLKAAFYAMLLAAPLAIAAAIYTAYFMAPGMRRKVKPVIELMEAMPTVILGFFAGLFLAPYVEGHLPGIFSLLMLLPVGILVAGFVFSRLPESVRLKVPEGWESAMLIPVILFVGWLSLYMSPYMEAWFFGGDMRMWISHDLGITYDQRNALVVGLAMGFAVIPNIYSIAEDAVFSVPRGLTLGSLALGATPWQTMTRVVILTASPGIFSALMIGMGRAVGETMIVLMATGNTPVMEMNLFEGLRTLAANVAVEMPESEVGGSHYRVLFLSALVLLLFTFIMNTLAELIRQRLRKKYSSL
- a CDS encoding peptidoglycan DD-metalloendopeptidase family protein is translated as MFLSLLFACGLVLASTSAVAMTIYKSTDANGVVSYSDRPSKGAQVFVFRDRMVERLERQVFLDIKKQKGADAVFVRNDLYAPVEIELSFAGLRNVSGAPSRPIRRVLPARSNLRLALLTATRPGKPLVYTPRFEYSLGDPAGTAQAYRYPLPWRGGPFRLSQGANGQYSHYGPKNRYAMDIAMPEGTPIIAARGGVVVKTENHQTGRGTDPSGNFVRVLHDDGTMGVYLHLQKGSVSVREGQRVMVGTPLALSGNTGNSSGPHLHFVVQRNTGLGLVSIPYQFNQPVGDLPNFALGKQ
- a CDS encoding response regulator; the encoded protein is MSKVSVLVVDDASFIRDLVKKCLRNYFPGIRIEDAVNGKKAQSLLAREAFDLVLCDWEMPEMSGLELLTWCRQQDNLKGMPFVMVTSRGDKENVVQAIQAGVSGYVSKPFTNEQLLTKVKQALHKVGKLDTLMNSAPTKMNSAFGNDSLSALTGGKAAPVAAAAPAVNPFAKPAVVAAAAPAAVAAPARGMLNSPPVKAPSASTAPAGANRGQGQLRLSSGTQQCVIKALSLKEALLLVKRTDTLPQVLESAVLDMEQGDNAETARLNGYLHAIVAHEQTPDSEWLQLTFRFVDKDPQKLDYISRLIARGTAQKHFVPGA
- a CDS encoding hemolysin family protein → MDPSPGLSLATLFAEFGMILFALILVLLNGFFVAAEFAMVKLRSTRVEAIAEKNGWRGHILRTVHSQLDAYLSACQLGITLASLGLGWVGEPAFAHVLEPLLGAVGVESPEVIKGVSFFTAFFIISYLHIVVGELAPKSWAIRKPELLSLWTAVPLYLFYWAMYPAIYLLNASANAILRIAGQGEPGPHHEHHYSREELKLILHSSRGQDPSDQGMRVLASAVEMGELEVVDWANSREDLVTLEFNAPLKEILAMFRRHKFSRYPVYDSDRQEFVGLLHIKDLLLELAALDHIPESFNLAELTRPLERVSRHMPLSQLLEQFRKGGSHFALVEEADGNIIGYLTMEDVLEVLVGDIQDEHRKAERGILAYQPGKLLVRGDTPLFKVERLLGIDLDHIEAETLAGLVYETLKRVPEEEEVLEVEGLRIIIKKMKGPKIILAKVLMLD